The window agaaagagctTTAGAAGAGACCAGACGAGAACAGAGTCATCCTCCCAACGAGAAAACTGCATACAGTACACCACACCACAGAGCGTCTCTACCAGAGGATGGACTTCGATCAGAATAATCAAAGAACACTTTGAAGCAGGAGAGATCCGCGCTGGGAGAACTTCATGATTCCTACAGTGAAAGAGAACCTGGTCGGCCCTGATTCAGTGGTTGTGAAAAGTGTCTCCAAAGGCAAAGAGCACAGCAACTTCCTCTTCGTTCCCCCTCCAACCCCTCCCCCGCTCCGACCCTCGTGAGAGATTCAGAGTTAGCACTGTTAGAGTAAGTACAACCACAACACTGCAATTTCTCAAGGCGGAAAGCAAGTGGAGCAACGCTTAAGTTACATGTCTGAATGAGAGTTAGGACTGCCCTGCGCAAGTGCAGCTGATTGTggagtttgacattttgaaaaaataaaataaaaaaatccctccaATTTCATGAttcttaaacaaaaaatgtatctgtttaaaagaaaaagaaaaactgattagTCTCGTCAACCTGACGTATGAAACTAGCCCGAAAATAAGTCCAGCACTTAACTTCCTCTTGAAAccacttcttgtttttatccCTGTTCAAACCCACAGCCCCTACATACATATCTCATTCAGTCGGTTTGTAGCCGTCGGCTACATTTTAGTACAGCTACCtgatcaaatatatattaattgATAAGATACGATTTGAAATCGTTGGTGCAGAAGTATTGCAAAGCTTACATGTcttttagatgcattttagTTCAATATCACCCCAAATGTGCCTACAGTGATGCTAGGGTTGCTGCTGAGGTgccatttcctgtttaaaaattaagatGGCGTCACGGTTTCCACCCAGGCTAGATGAGCACTACAGAAGACCTAAGAGAGAATGCTAGGCTATCTAGCCTGCTGACCCTCTTAGGACGTTCTATCAGCGTTTCTGCCTGTGTCTGGATACATGTACTAACAAGCTGAGCAGTGGACTCAGGACACTGCCCTGTGGAACACCGGAATTAACGagaagcaacatttttcttgtttatgtgtCAATATATGTTGGTtggaaaatccacaaaattcTATAAAGCGTGACTAAATTCTGGATTCAGCAGTTTGAGTAAATTTTGACAacgatgtaaacaaaaacaaaaatgcagttgTCTAAATGAACGCAAGCCTTGATAAAGTAAATCAGttcttttcacaaaatgtcaaacattttctttaaacactAGTTGAAATGACTTTTCTAAAAAGTTATATAGATGTGTATGTGTGCGCATAAACCACGTCAATGACCAATGTTGTGTTCTAGAAGCTGAGAGATGTGCGATTGTTTCGTTAAACAGTGACTCTCAAACTTAAGTACATGTGGTGTTCGTAAAAAGGCAATGGTACACAACAGGTATTTGTCTTCaatagtgaaaaataaaaaaataaagaaatgcacttaaaaaaacaaaaacaaaatgaggaattaaaaagaagaaaaaaaaaacactgtggCAGCCATGGACCTGTGACGACGCCAACAGGTGAAAGACAACAGATTCCCCTGAAAACTCAGTATGTCAACATACTGTGAGTGGCAGAAATACAGGCCGCCGTGGTGACTCGTCCCCTAAAACCCCGAATTAGACCATTTATAAAAAGCTAATTCAAGACTGAAACTGCTCTGCTGCTCAACAAAAAGCGCAGCATTAAGGATATCTGGCTTCAGCTAAGGAATGGTTAATAAACAGACTGAATTCCACTGAAAGAATATTAAGTCTATGTAAACcagaagacaggaaaaaaaaaagatcatttacACTCTAAACAATCTCAATTTGAGTGCATTTCAGGTGGTTCAacacctgaaaaaaacaaaaaaaacaaaactaaacccTCATTTTAGAAGGGTTATAAATCTAAATTAATATGCAATCATTTCATTAATTACAAACATTAATGGATGGTAATTTTGCCCTACAATGCAGAAACCATCGTCTTTTCTCCTGTGTCGAAGGCTAACCGGTTCACATAatggagctaaaaaaaatgaccaatgaaaataagaaatcacTTGTGGGTTTGGCACAGGCCTTTTCCAAGAAACtcctcacatttttttctaaatactcTACCTTAACTTTggttaataaagaaaaaaaaaacataaaatatacagaAGATGAGCGAAGGTTAACTGTGTATCCCCCCTGCTGACCCCCAAGGCTTGAACTGGAGCTGGGCTCTAAGCAGGTGACGCGTTTGGCTTCTCAAAGGCTCCTCTGATGATCACAGTGGTTTAGAGTTCAACTTGAGGGAAAATGGTCGAGTAGAAAGCGCGACAAGATTATGAGCCCGCCGTCTGGTTCTCCCTCAAGTTTTAGTTTGGTTGTTGTGTGTCCCATGCCCCCACCCCCTGCCNCCACCCACCCAACCCCACCTCCTACTGTTCCACATGGTCAAGTCTCAGGCGTCAAGGTGTAGCTGGCGAAAAACTGTCAGGTATCAGGatcctggaaggaaaaacataaTTGGGGGAGAtagggagggaggggggagttttcttaaaaactggTTTGAATACAAGATGGAATATTATAATAAGATCCCTTCTTGGAGATGTCATCTGTTGATCTACCTTCTTCAGATATGTCTGCTGTTTCTTAGTTGGAGGCAGTggattttgttgaaaattgcagaatggattttcttttcttttctttcaactttaaTGAATAGAATCATTTTTGCATTAACCAACTAAATGTTAACTTTTGTTGAGAACTCAATTTGCAAAAACTAAAGCAGGGAATTTAATCCGTTCATTTCAATGAATTAATTACAGAAATTTTAAacgcatgtaaaaaaaaaaaaatccaactcaATTAGTCGCATggttcagattattattatttttttgtaaatgcaaaaGCTTTCGGCCGGAACCTTCATATTCGCACATTTCTGGTACGCCCgcaaatctgacgcacaagagACAGATTTAGGACATTGAAACAGAAGCGTAGtttcaactcaaacttttacttGACACGAAAAGacatcaaatataaatatgcgTGTAATATATAGAGTCCTGTCAAGACAAAATGTTGGACTTGTGATTATCGTAATAAAGCcaaccttttaaaatgaatttaggaCGTCTTAAGACTTTAATTGTAGATACGTGAATATAAAACTTCAGGAATGTGTGGACACCctgaattaataaataaaatttttgaagTGAACTGACCTCTCTTGAATTAAGTTAAGAGCTTACATATAACTTAATTGTCATTATGTTGTAGAAATAAGTTTTCACTTCGACACTGCAgggatatttttgtctttttttttttgcaaaaaaaaagctaacttcTGTTGATTATGAATGATTTATAAAGGCAATAAGAACGACATAACATCCAAGGGGTTGAATAGTTCTTATAGGAACTGCATAATGCAGGGATTTGATATATGCAGTAAGTTACCTGGAACTGATAGAGTCCTGGAATTAAAGGCGAGTCTCATCTGAAGGTCTTCTGCTGTTGCATCAGCCCCACGTTCTCATAAACTCTGGAGCTGTCGTCCCTCATCCTGACCACACCAACACcgttcagtcagaaacaacatCAGCGTTAGGAATATTGGAAATTCGCTCCGTCTTCTCCCACGATTACTCACTCTGTGCAGACGGGAGTCGGACTGGGCGAGCAGAGCGGTAAGGGGCTCTGCTCTCCGCCGGACAGGTCGGACAACGAGTACTTGATGTTGGTGTACTCGCGTCCTTTGATCTTGCTTTTCTGCGGACGGGGAAGAGAGAACACAGATCGTTACAGCAAACAGCCGGGCGGTTGGAGACGAAGCCGTGACGCGACCTGCTGCACACCAGCTCCTCCTCGATGCGCCTCTGCAGTGTTTCTATGTAGTGCTGCACGGCCATGTAGATGAACCGGTACTGCGCCTCCGTCTGCACCATCCCCGAGCGCTGGGAGCGAACCATCTGGATGGTCTTCGGCACGTCGATGTCACAGTCCACCCCTGCCGCGGGACGGAGACACTTTCAGACAACGGCATCTCGCGCAAATCAAGTTTACAGGTTTTGGATCTTTGAATGATGAAATGAACCagacaaaaatttttttttaatgcaagcCTCTTAAAATACGTTTTCCCAACTATACCTTGTTTTTGGGttcttttactgtattttttttttatgtatcaatgtttctatttttttgtttgttttatggaaCTGTGGATGGAAATTGTCAATTTGCTAAATatgacatatttacaaaaacactAAGTTCATTGTATTAATTACCAACACATGAAGTTTGTTCCTCACAGTCTGCTTCATACTGAGGCCTGCTCTAAGCAGCTCTGCCTAAACTTTACCTCGCGTTGCAGGGACTACACTTCACACTTTGAGCTACAGATTACAGTGTTTATTGGGCCATTAAGCGTATGCTGCGTTTGTGAGTTTAAAAGCACAGTTCTTACCCTTTAATTTCCAAGTAAACCACAGAAAATTCTGTGGGCTGAAAAGACATGCCGCTTCGCCTGCACCCTGCTGCAAAACACTAGAGGGGGGATCTACCTCAAACTGTTGGgttacagctaaaaaaaaatcaaaatgtggcAACAAACTCCACTGGATTCAGCCTTAGTTTGCCGCAAGACTCAGTGGGAGCAGGGTTCAACATTTTGCTCACTACTGTGTTTACTTCAtttaaagcagcattcagcttctatatgctccacaaatctggaacaaacgttcacaaaactgcaaaacactgAGATCCTTTAAACCAAGAttaaaaacccatttgtttagagctgcctttgattagtaataaataaaaaattgatcaaaaatattttgtgtattgGCTTAATGATTCTGATGATGACAttcaagaaaatgtaatgtttactgctTGTTTCACAGTTGGTGACTTTACCATGTTTTCATAAcacaaagcactttgaactggcttgttgctgaaatgttctatacaaataaacttgacttaaaatACTAGAACatgtcatttttctccttttgtcagAATTAACTGCTTTATAAACGTTacacaaaataatataaataacactttttaatcatttttgtaaCCTTATAAAGAAAGCTCTCACCTTTTTCTCTGATCACATCAATCAGGATGTCGATCACTATAAATGTCCCTGTCCGTCCGATCCCTGCACTAATGGATGGGTGGGAAAAAGAAAGTCTGAGTTAAAGTTGTTTCTGTatgaaagctgcagtatgtaacttttacaaaaatatgcttttcttTGTGACAATGatgcagataatctgtgaaaagaccaATCTCATCCACCTCCTCTATaatgctgtctgaagaaatgcaacacaaaaacaagcaatcagagccaggaggcgggtcttagcgctgtaaATCATCCTCATCTACTTGTTGCTCAATATGTTAATTGCCAGAAATAACTCACTTAAAACGCTTATCCACCatcatcggtggctatgctaacttgCCTAGCATTTATAGCAGGCTATGCTAGTgctaagacctgcctcctggctctgattggttgtttctaggagcactgggagaaggttGACAGTTTcaagaaatatgtaaaagtacttttataaacgttacatactgcagctttaagtcagatatttttttcttttagtgtaGATCTGTGAGTACCTGCAGTGTACTGTTATGGGCCCAGCATCCAAAATGCTCTCCTGTTTCAGGTTGACTTCCTCCAAGAAGTCCAGCACGCCGCCCGGGTCAGCGGGGACGCCGTGGTCCGGCCAGGTTCTGAAGTGGTACTGCCACACTGTGCGTTCTGTGTTACCCTGAAGCCAGTTTGAGATCGCAAGTATAACGTTTTCTAATCAGAAATGTGATGCCGTACATTGtctgaaacttttaaattcCCAAATCCTTATGGTGCTGCTCCGACAACCCTTCTTGACGGGCAGATGGGCAACTCACCTGACCAACTTCGGACAGCTTCAGTTCTCTGAGGATGAAGTCGTGAGCTTTCGTCTCCTTGACGTTGCGGACGCGCATTGCGCCGTACTCCTTCAGAGCCGACATCTCAGGCCAATACTTCACACACTTGCTCTGTGGAGATAATTTCATCGTTTTAAAGTCTAATTCAAATATGACCAGATGGATTTAAAGGGTCGCCGCTAAAAGACAGATGAAAAGCAAACGGctaacacaacaaacaaatctAATTCAAGGAATCCTTACCTTCCCTCGTTCCACCTCTTTGGTGGTCATCACGATGACCCGAGAGTTCTCCTGAAACACCATCCTCCAGAAGTCACTGATGGTGTTCTGCAAACAACCCTGAGTGGCAATGTAGCTCTTCTTCGGCTTGGCGTTGTTGCACTTAGAGTCTGCCTCAGGCTGCAAGCACACATTCAGGCCAAGAAACACAAATCAACTggcaaagaaagaaactgattctctggattaaaaatgtttttgatgcatTAAGCGGCAGCATTATGCATTTCCCACGCACATAGTTCCATTTTATAGCACCATTAAGTTACTATGTTAGCACCAGCTGTTATTTGTAATGAAACACCTTGAAATGGGGTCTCTGTCTCtataaaaactcctgctctttctgaaactctgccttcaggaagtcatcacaacatgggcTTTGTGAAGGAGAAGctctgaagcttggaaactgcagctctgaggaggcgATGCGCCTTCGGTTCCCCCAAGAGTTTTGTACAGCCGAATGGTTGCCAggggagactaaaggatttctcaaacatgcatgaaagaatcaaggcaacacctcatgtatgtttttgatgggagaaaaacattataacatgctgtaaagctcaaaaaagtcaattttacataatactgtccctttaaacttcatggtttttttttttttagctgaactGAGAAAGTCATTATAATTCACAgcaataaaggcttgaaaacaatGTCTATGTGAGTTACTAAGCTTCCCAACAATATACTAAATAACTTCTGATGTTACTAACAAATGGTATCTGTATTTGTGTGGGCCCTGAAGGAGGTGAGGGGACAGGAAAGTCTACCATGATGATGTTGGCGTTGATGTAGTCAGAGCCAGCCTCGCTCGGGTCGCCATCGTTCAGCACGACGCGCGAGTGGTCGActgtcaaacagaaaaaacaaaccacttAGTACAAAGCCGAATCGAGTTGTTCTATATCTAAAGAGCCGTGTGCGATACTCACAAGGCAAAATGTTCTTGtatctgttcttgtttttgttttctgg of the Poecilia reticulata strain Guanapo linkage group LG12, Guppy_female_1.0+MT, whole genome shotgun sequence genome contains:
- the ptpn11a gene encoding tyrosine-protein phosphatase non-receptor type 11, with the translated sequence MTSRRWFHPNISGVEAENLLLTRGVDGSFLARPSKSNPGDFTLSVRRNGAVTHIKIQNTGDYYDLYGGEKFATLAELVQYYMEHHGQLKEKNGDVIELKYPLNCADPTSERWFHGHLSGRDAEKLLTEKGKNGSFLVRESQSHPGDFVLSVRTGDDKTDTNDGKPKVTHVMIRCQGDLKYDVGGGEKFDSLTDLVEHYKKNPMVETLGTVLQLKQPLNTTRINAAEIESRVRELSKLAEATDKVKQGFWEEFETLQQQECKLLYSRKEGQRPENKNKNRYKNILPFDHSRVVLNDGDPSEAGSDYINANIIMPEADSKCNNAKPKKSYIATQGCLQNTISDFWRMVFQENSRVIVMTTKEVERGKSKCVKYWPEMSALKEYGAMRVRNVKETKAHDFILRELKLSEVGQGNTERTVWQYHFRTWPDHGVPADPGGVLDFLEEVNLKQESILDAGPITVHCSAGIGRTGTFIVIDILIDVIREKGVDCDIDVPKTIQMVRSQRSGMVQTEAQYRFIYMAVQHYIETLQRRIEEELKSKIKGREYTNIKYSLSDLSGGEQSPLPLCSPSPTPVCTEMRDDSSRVYENVGLMQQQKTFR